GGCGACATCGATCAATACGGCTCCTGGTTTCATCATTTTCAGAGCAGACTCGGGTACTAACAAGGGAGCCCGCGCTCCGGGAATCAAAACGGCGCCAATCACCAAATCAGCCAACGCTAATTCAGATCGGATATTATGTTGATCACTGTATAACGTGTTGACATTGGCAGGCATGATATCTTCGAGATACCTGAGACGTTCCACATTGATATCCAGAATCACAACATCCGCTTGAAAGCCAGCTGCAATTTGTGCTGCATTTTTTCCCACCACACCACCACCGAGAATCACAATATGTGCAGGTGATACACCTGGAACGCCTCCCAATAAAATTCCGCGACCCAATTGAGGCCGTTCAAGATATTTGGCGCCTTCCTGAATACTCATTCTGCCTGCAACTTCACTCATCGGAGTTAATAACGGTAATTGCCCGCCACGACCTTCCAGTGTTTCGTAGGCAATGGCTGTTGCTCCCGTTTCCAGAACGCCGCGTGTTAAGTCTTCATCTGCAGCAAAGTGGAAATAGGTAAATAACATTTGCCCAGGCTTCAACAATGCCCATTCAACGGGCTGGGGTTCTTTA
The Gimesia aquarii DNA segment above includes these coding regions:
- the ald gene encoding alanine dehydrogenase, which gives rise to MIVGVPREIKQDEYRVALIPVGAEELTNAGHTVLIERGAGLGSGIPDELYAENGAEIVASAEEVFARSDMVIKVKEPQPVEWALLKPGQMLFTYFHFAADEDLTRGVLETGATAIAYETLEGRGGQLPLLTPMSEVAGRMSIQEGAKYLERPQLGRGILLGGVPGVSPAHIVILGGGVVGKNAAQIAAGFQADVVILDINVERLRYLEDIMPANVNTLYSDQHNIRSELALADLVIGAVLIPGARAPLLVPESALKMMKPGAVLIDVAVDQGGCVETSRPTTHSDPTFVVDGVVHYCVANMPGAVGRTSTYALCNVTLPYALKLANLGLEAACAQDHGLYTAVNIHRGQVTNGPVAETFGFEFSEFLAS